One genomic window of Arvicola amphibius chromosome 4, mArvAmp1.2, whole genome shotgun sequence includes the following:
- the Ankrd13b gene encoding ankyrin repeat domain-containing protein 13B isoform X3 has protein sequence MIPANASARKGPEGKYPLHYLVWHNRHRELEKEVRAGQVDIEQLDPRGRTPLHLATTLGHLECARVLLAHGADVGRENRSGWTVLQEAVSTRDLELVQLVLRYRDYQRVVKRLAGIPMLLEKLRKAQDFYVEMKWEFTSWVPLVSKICPSDTYKVWKSGQNLRVDTTLLGFDHMTWQRGNRSFVFRGQDTSAVVMEIDHDRRVVYMETLALAGQDRELLLAAAQPTEEQVLSRLTAPVVTTQLDTKNISFERNKTGILGWRSEKTEMVNGYEAKVYGASNVELITRTRTEHLSEQHKGKAKGCKTPLQSFLGIAEQHGGPQNGTLITQTLSQANPTAITAEEYFNPNFELGNRDMGRPMELTTKTQKFKAKLWLCEEHPLSLCEQVAPIIDLMAVSNALFAKLRDFITLRLPPGFPVKIEIPVFHILNARITFGNLNGCDEPVPSVRGSPSSETPSPGSDSSSVSSSSSTTSCRGCEISPALFEAPRGYSVLGGQREAATRDEDDDLLQFAIQQSLLEAGSEYDQVTIWEALTNSKPGTHPMSCEGRRQDRVGGQCSRHVQKAGT, from the exons ATGATCCCCGCCAACGCCTCCGCCAGGAAGGGGCCCGAGGGCAAGTACCCGCTGCACTACCTCGTGTGGCACAACCGCCACCGCGAGCTGGAGAAGGAGGTCCGCGCCGGCCAG GTGGACATTGAACAACTGGATCCCCGTGGCCGGACTCCCCTGCACCTGGCCACCACGCTGGGGCACCTGGAATGTGCCCGTGTGCTCTTGGCACACGGCGCAGATGTGGGCAGGGAGAATCGCAGTGGTTGGACAG TGCTACAGGAGGCTGTGAGTACCAGGGACCTGGAGCTGGTGCAGCTGGTGCTGCGGTACCGAGACTACCAGCGGGTGGTGAAGCGACTGGCAGGCATCCCCATGCTCCTGGAGAAGCTCCGGAAG GCCCAGGATTTCTACGTGGAGATGAAATGGGAGTTCACCAGCTGGG TGCCCTTGGTATCCAAGATCTGCCCTAGTGACACCTACAAAGTGTGGAAGAGTGGGCAGAACCTGAGGGTAGACACCACACTTCTGGGCTTTGACCATATGACCTGGCAGAGAGGGAATCGCAGCTTTGTCTTCAGGGGTCAAG ACACAAGTGCTGTGGTTATGGAGATTGACCATGACCGCCGTGTGGTGTACATGGAGACGCTGGCCCTGGCCGGGCAGGATCGGGAactgctgctggctgctgcccAACCCACTGAGGAGCAAGTGCTGAGCCGGCTCACTGCACCGGTTGTCACCACACAGCTTGACACCAAGAACATCTCCTTTGAGAG GAACAAGACTGGCATTCTGGGCTGGCGCAGCGAGAAGACAGAGATGGTGAATGGGTATGAAGCCAAG GTATATGGGGCCTCCAACGTGGAGCTCATCACCCGGACTCGGACGGAGCATCTTTCAGAACAACACAAAGGCAAGGCCAAAG GTTGTAAGACACCTCTGCAGTCTTTCTTGGGAATTGCTGAGCAGCACGGGGGCCCCCAAAATGGG ACCCTGATCACTCAGACCCTGAGCCAAGCCAACCCCACTGCCATCACTGCGGAGGAATACTTCAACCCCAACTTTGAGCTTGGCAACCGGGACATGGGTCGTCCCATGGAACTGACCACCAAGACACAAAA GTTCAAGGCCAAGCTGTGGCTGTGTGAGGAGCATCCCCTGTCCCTGTGTGAGCAGGTGGCTCCCATCATTGACCTCATGGCTGTCAGCAATGCACTTTTCGCCAAGCTCCGGGACTTCATCACATTGCGCCTGCCTCCTGGTTTCCCAGTCAAGATTG AAATCCCCGTCTTTCACATTCTCAACGCCCGCATCACCTTCGGGAACCTCAACGGGTGCGATGAGCCAGTGCCCTCCGTGCGAGGCAGCCCCAGCAGCGAGACACCGTCCCCTGGCAGCGACTCCTCCAGCGTCAGCAGCTCCAGTTCTACCA CCTCCTGCCGCGGCTGTGAGATCTCCCCTGCGTTGTTCGAGGCCCCCCGTGGCTACAGCGTGCTGGGTGGCCAGCGAGAGGCTGCGACTCGTGATGAAGATGATGACCTGCTGCAGTTTGCCATCCAGCAGAGCCTGCTTGAGGCGGGCAGTGAGTATGACCAG GTCACCATTTGGGAGGCGCTAACCAACAGCAAGCCAGGCACCCACCCCATGTCCTGTGAAGGCCGCCGACAGGACAG GGTGGGTGGCCAGTGCTCCAGGCATGTGCAGAAAGCAGGGACCTAA
- the Ankrd13b gene encoding ankyrin repeat domain-containing protein 13B isoform X1, with amino-acid sequence MIPANASARKGPEGKYPLHYLVWHNRHRELEKEVRAGQVDIEQLDPRGRTPLHLATTLGHLECARVLLAHGADVGRENRSGWTVLQEAVSTRDLELVQLVLRYRDYQRVVKRLAGIPMLLEKLRKAQDFYVEMKWEFTSWVPLVSKICPSDTYKVWKSGQNLRVDTTLLGFDHMTWQRGNRSFVFRGQDTSAVVMEIDHDRRVVYMETLALAGQDRELLLAAAQPTEEQVLSRLTAPVVTTQLDTKNISFERNKTGILGWRSEKTEMVNGYEAKVYGASNVELITRTRTEHLSEQHKGKAKGCKTPLQSFLGIAEQHGGPQNGTLITQTLSQANPTAITAEEYFNPNFELGNRDMGRPMELTTKTQKFKAKLWLCEEHPLSLCEQVAPIIDLMAVSNALFAKLRDFITLRLPPGFPVKIEIPVFHILNARITFGNLNGCDEPVPSVRGSPSSETPSPGSDSSSVSSSSSTTSCRGCEISPALFEAPRGYSVLGGQREAATRDEDDDLLQFAIQQSLLEAGSEYDQVTIWEALTNSKPGTHPMSCEGRRQDRCPRCAGSGERSTNPPRPQERPTHAAAPARAPGTSAQPSAQPGSQLQQPRVSELRRAAAAGYGVVCAGAGGETEASTPGGGRIGAHPASLADRTVAPSAGTLAHSTQDPGPRTCRAAAGVWSHHIGGVGVYQA; translated from the exons ATGATCCCCGCCAACGCCTCCGCCAGGAAGGGGCCCGAGGGCAAGTACCCGCTGCACTACCTCGTGTGGCACAACCGCCACCGCGAGCTGGAGAAGGAGGTCCGCGCCGGCCAG GTGGACATTGAACAACTGGATCCCCGTGGCCGGACTCCCCTGCACCTGGCCACCACGCTGGGGCACCTGGAATGTGCCCGTGTGCTCTTGGCACACGGCGCAGATGTGGGCAGGGAGAATCGCAGTGGTTGGACAG TGCTACAGGAGGCTGTGAGTACCAGGGACCTGGAGCTGGTGCAGCTGGTGCTGCGGTACCGAGACTACCAGCGGGTGGTGAAGCGACTGGCAGGCATCCCCATGCTCCTGGAGAAGCTCCGGAAG GCCCAGGATTTCTACGTGGAGATGAAATGGGAGTTCACCAGCTGGG TGCCCTTGGTATCCAAGATCTGCCCTAGTGACACCTACAAAGTGTGGAAGAGTGGGCAGAACCTGAGGGTAGACACCACACTTCTGGGCTTTGACCATATGACCTGGCAGAGAGGGAATCGCAGCTTTGTCTTCAGGGGTCAAG ACACAAGTGCTGTGGTTATGGAGATTGACCATGACCGCCGTGTGGTGTACATGGAGACGCTGGCCCTGGCCGGGCAGGATCGGGAactgctgctggctgctgcccAACCCACTGAGGAGCAAGTGCTGAGCCGGCTCACTGCACCGGTTGTCACCACACAGCTTGACACCAAGAACATCTCCTTTGAGAG GAACAAGACTGGCATTCTGGGCTGGCGCAGCGAGAAGACAGAGATGGTGAATGGGTATGAAGCCAAG GTATATGGGGCCTCCAACGTGGAGCTCATCACCCGGACTCGGACGGAGCATCTTTCAGAACAACACAAAGGCAAGGCCAAAG GTTGTAAGACACCTCTGCAGTCTTTCTTGGGAATTGCTGAGCAGCACGGGGGCCCCCAAAATGGG ACCCTGATCACTCAGACCCTGAGCCAAGCCAACCCCACTGCCATCACTGCGGAGGAATACTTCAACCCCAACTTTGAGCTTGGCAACCGGGACATGGGTCGTCCCATGGAACTGACCACCAAGACACAAAA GTTCAAGGCCAAGCTGTGGCTGTGTGAGGAGCATCCCCTGTCCCTGTGTGAGCAGGTGGCTCCCATCATTGACCTCATGGCTGTCAGCAATGCACTTTTCGCCAAGCTCCGGGACTTCATCACATTGCGCCTGCCTCCTGGTTTCCCAGTCAAGATTG AAATCCCCGTCTTTCACATTCTCAACGCCCGCATCACCTTCGGGAACCTCAACGGGTGCGATGAGCCAGTGCCCTCCGTGCGAGGCAGCCCCAGCAGCGAGACACCGTCCCCTGGCAGCGACTCCTCCAGCGTCAGCAGCTCCAGTTCTACCA CCTCCTGCCGCGGCTGTGAGATCTCCCCTGCGTTGTTCGAGGCCCCCCGTGGCTACAGCGTGCTGGGTGGCCAGCGAGAGGCTGCGACTCGTGATGAAGATGATGACCTGCTGCAGTTTGCCATCCAGCAGAGCCTGCTTGAGGCGGGCAGTGAGTATGACCAG GTCACCATTTGGGAGGCGCTAACCAACAGCAAGCCAGGCACCCACCCCATGTCCTGTGAAGGCCGCCGACAGGACAG GTGTCCCAGGTGTGCCGGGAGCGGGGAGCGCTCGACAAATCCTCCCCGCCCCCAGGAGCGCCCCACCCACGCCGCAGCGCCAGCCCGTGCCCCCGGCACCAGTGCCCAGCCCTCGGCCCAGCCCGGGTCCCAGCTCCAGCAGCCACGTGTTTCGGAGCTACGACGAGCAGCTGCGGCTGGCTATGGAGTTGTCTgcgcaggagcaggaggagagacgGAGGCGAGCACGCCTGGAGGAGGAAGAATTGGAGCGCATCCTGCGTCTCTCGCTGACCGAACAGTAGCGCCATCTGCTGGGACCCTCGCTCACTCCACGCAGGACCCGGGTCCGCGCACCTGCCGTGCTGCTGCAGGAGTTTGGAGCCATCACATCGGGGGTGTAGGGGTGTACCAGGCTTGA
- the Ankrd13b gene encoding ankyrin repeat domain-containing protein 13B isoform X2 produces MIPANASARKGPEGKYPLHYLVWHNRHRELEKEVRAGQVDIEQLDPRGRTPLHLATTLGHLECARVLLAHGADVGRENRSGWTVLQEAVSTRDLELVQLVLRYRDYQRVVKRLAGIPMLLEKLRKAQDFYVEMKWEFTSWVPLVSKICPSDTYKVWKSGQNLRVDTTLLGFDHMTWQRGNRSFVFRGQDTSAVVMEIDHDRRVVYMETLALAGQDRELLLAAAQPTEEQVLSRLTAPVVTTQLDTKNISFERNKTGILGWRSEKTEMVNGYEAKVYGASNVELITRTRTEHLSEQHKGKAKGCKTPLQSFLGIAEQHGGPQNGTLITQTLSQANPTAITAEEYFNPNFELGNRDMGRPMELTTKTQKFKAKLWLCEEHPLSLCEQVAPIIDLMAVSNALFAKLRDFITLRLPPGFPVKIEIPVFHILNARITFGNLNGCDEPVPSVRGSPSSETPSPGSDSSSVSSSSSTTSCRGCEISPALFEAPRGYSVLGGQREAATRDEDDDLLQFAIQQSLLEAGSEYDQVTIWEALTNSKPGTHPMSCEGRRQDRSAPPTPQRQPVPPAPVPSPRPSPGPSSSSHVFRSYDEQLRLAMELSAQEQEERRRRARLEEEELERILRLSLTEQ; encoded by the exons ATGATCCCCGCCAACGCCTCCGCCAGGAAGGGGCCCGAGGGCAAGTACCCGCTGCACTACCTCGTGTGGCACAACCGCCACCGCGAGCTGGAGAAGGAGGTCCGCGCCGGCCAG GTGGACATTGAACAACTGGATCCCCGTGGCCGGACTCCCCTGCACCTGGCCACCACGCTGGGGCACCTGGAATGTGCCCGTGTGCTCTTGGCACACGGCGCAGATGTGGGCAGGGAGAATCGCAGTGGTTGGACAG TGCTACAGGAGGCTGTGAGTACCAGGGACCTGGAGCTGGTGCAGCTGGTGCTGCGGTACCGAGACTACCAGCGGGTGGTGAAGCGACTGGCAGGCATCCCCATGCTCCTGGAGAAGCTCCGGAAG GCCCAGGATTTCTACGTGGAGATGAAATGGGAGTTCACCAGCTGGG TGCCCTTGGTATCCAAGATCTGCCCTAGTGACACCTACAAAGTGTGGAAGAGTGGGCAGAACCTGAGGGTAGACACCACACTTCTGGGCTTTGACCATATGACCTGGCAGAGAGGGAATCGCAGCTTTGTCTTCAGGGGTCAAG ACACAAGTGCTGTGGTTATGGAGATTGACCATGACCGCCGTGTGGTGTACATGGAGACGCTGGCCCTGGCCGGGCAGGATCGGGAactgctgctggctgctgcccAACCCACTGAGGAGCAAGTGCTGAGCCGGCTCACTGCACCGGTTGTCACCACACAGCTTGACACCAAGAACATCTCCTTTGAGAG GAACAAGACTGGCATTCTGGGCTGGCGCAGCGAGAAGACAGAGATGGTGAATGGGTATGAAGCCAAG GTATATGGGGCCTCCAACGTGGAGCTCATCACCCGGACTCGGACGGAGCATCTTTCAGAACAACACAAAGGCAAGGCCAAAG GTTGTAAGACACCTCTGCAGTCTTTCTTGGGAATTGCTGAGCAGCACGGGGGCCCCCAAAATGGG ACCCTGATCACTCAGACCCTGAGCCAAGCCAACCCCACTGCCATCACTGCGGAGGAATACTTCAACCCCAACTTTGAGCTTGGCAACCGGGACATGGGTCGTCCCATGGAACTGACCACCAAGACACAAAA GTTCAAGGCCAAGCTGTGGCTGTGTGAGGAGCATCCCCTGTCCCTGTGTGAGCAGGTGGCTCCCATCATTGACCTCATGGCTGTCAGCAATGCACTTTTCGCCAAGCTCCGGGACTTCATCACATTGCGCCTGCCTCCTGGTTTCCCAGTCAAGATTG AAATCCCCGTCTTTCACATTCTCAACGCCCGCATCACCTTCGGGAACCTCAACGGGTGCGATGAGCCAGTGCCCTCCGTGCGAGGCAGCCCCAGCAGCGAGACACCGTCCCCTGGCAGCGACTCCTCCAGCGTCAGCAGCTCCAGTTCTACCA CCTCCTGCCGCGGCTGTGAGATCTCCCCTGCGTTGTTCGAGGCCCCCCGTGGCTACAGCGTGCTGGGTGGCCAGCGAGAGGCTGCGACTCGTGATGAAGATGATGACCTGCTGCAGTTTGCCATCCAGCAGAGCCTGCTTGAGGCGGGCAGTGAGTATGACCAG GTCACCATTTGGGAGGCGCTAACCAACAGCAAGCCAGGCACCCACCCCATGTCCTGTGAAGGCCGCCGACAGGACAG GAGCGCCCCACCCACGCCGCAGCGCCAGCCCGTGCCCCCGGCACCAGTGCCCAGCCCTCGGCCCAGCCCGGGTCCCAGCTCCAGCAGCCACGTGTTTCGGAGCTACGACGAGCAGCTGCGGCTGGCTATGGAGTTGTCTgcgcaggagcaggaggagagacgGAGGCGAGCACGCCTGGAGGAGGAAGAATTGGAGCGCATCCTGCGTCTCTCGCTGACCGAACAGTAG